The following are from one region of the Actinomyces sp. oral taxon 897 genome:
- a CDS encoding phosphoribosylaminoimidazolesuccinocarboxamide synthase, which yields MSDTRLPEAPALPGWEHRSSGKVRDVYVPADDGPWAGQDVLLVVASDRISAYDHVLSTPVPDKGRVLTALSVWWFERLADVVPGHLLSLDVPGPVAGRAMVCRRLDMYPVECVARGYLTGSGLAEYRQHGSVCGVALPDGLTEASRLPEPVFTPAAKAGLGEHDENVTFERVVQMVGPHAASALRETTLALYARAALLARERGIILADTKFELGTDATGALVLGDEVLTPDSSRFWPAEAWVPGRATPSFDKQYVRDWLTSPASGWDRASGQEPPALPDDVVERTRERYLEAYERLTGRALA from the coding sequence ATGAGTGACACCCGCCTGCCTGAGGCCCCCGCCCTGCCCGGCTGGGAGCACCGCTCCAGCGGCAAGGTCCGTGACGTCTACGTCCCCGCCGACGACGGCCCCTGGGCGGGCCAGGACGTCCTGCTGGTCGTGGCCTCCGACCGCATTAGCGCCTACGACCACGTGCTGTCCACCCCCGTGCCGGACAAGGGCAGGGTGCTGACCGCCCTGAGCGTGTGGTGGTTCGAGCGCCTGGCCGACGTCGTACCGGGCCACCTGCTCAGCCTGGACGTGCCCGGGCCGGTCGCCGGACGCGCCATGGTCTGCCGCCGCCTGGACATGTACCCCGTGGAGTGCGTGGCCCGCGGCTACCTCACCGGCTCCGGCCTGGCGGAGTACCGGCAGCACGGGTCCGTCTGCGGCGTCGCCCTGCCCGACGGGCTCACCGAGGCCTCCCGCCTGCCCGAGCCGGTCTTCACCCCGGCCGCCAAGGCGGGGCTCGGTGAGCACGACGAGAACGTCACCTTTGAGCGCGTGGTCCAGATGGTGGGCCCTCACGCCGCCAGCGCCCTGCGCGAGACCACCCTGGCCCTGTACGCCCGGGCCGCGCTCCTCGCCCGGGAACGGGGCATTATCCTGGCCGACACCAAGTTCGAGCTCGGAACGGACGCCACCGGGGCCCTGGTCCTGGGCGACGAGGTCCTCACCCCCGACTCCTCCCGCTTCTGGCCCGCCGAGGCGTGGGTCCCGGGGCGGGCCACGCCCTCCTTCGACAAGCAGTACGTGCGTGACTGGCTCACCTCCCCGGCCTCGGGCTGGGACCGTGCCAGCGGGCAGGAACCGCCCGCCCTGCCCGACGACGTGGTCGAGCGCACCCGGGAGCGCTACCTGGAGGCCTACGAGCGGCTCACCGGCAGGGCGCTGGCATGA
- a CDS encoding PsbA protein yields MTARQQRPARRPRGEPASGVDWGGPRQPVHQDAVDLDQEGATRWGSPGLGARGQQDATDWGGPADAAAPRRGSPWGATARRQRLMGVVFALLGLVLATSAAMNLARSAQAGHPWIPPWLVAALGGAGLVAAAGYLAWAGGTPVRREADRWTPTLVDAAAGLTSGSVEVADPRRLLGAGPAGAGRQDGGPPRVRVTSGPTPMMGTSTVDPSRHAPAGVAGAVGGFMLAAALVCAVVALVLGPAWLLATAALAVGGITAIRLAADWLGVY; encoded by the coding sequence GTGACCGCCCGCCAGCAGCGGCCCGCCCGCCGCCCCCGGGGCGAGCCCGCCTCCGGCGTGGACTGGGGCGGCCCCCGCCAGCCGGTCCACCAGGACGCCGTCGACCTCGACCAGGAGGGCGCCACGAGGTGGGGGAGTCCTGGTCTCGGCGCTCGCGGCCAGCAGGACGCCACCGACTGGGGCGGGCCCGCCGACGCCGCTGCCCCGCGCCGGGGCTCGCCCTGGGGCGCCACGGCCCGCCGCCAGCGTCTCATGGGGGTCGTCTTCGCCCTCCTGGGACTGGTCCTGGCCACCAGCGCCGCCATGAACCTGGCCCGCAGCGCCCAGGCCGGGCACCCCTGGATCCCGCCGTGGCTGGTGGCCGCCCTGGGAGGGGCGGGCCTGGTCGCTGCCGCCGGCTACCTCGCCTGGGCGGGAGGCACCCCGGTGCGCAGGGAGGCGGACCGCTGGACGCCGACCCTCGTAGACGCCGCCGCGGGCCTGACCAGCGGATCGGTGGAGGTCGCCGACCCTCGTCGGCTCCTGGGGGCGGGCCCCGCCGGTGCGGGCCGGCAGGACGGGGGGCCGCCGCGGGTACGTGTCACCTCCGGGCCCACGCCCATGATGGGGACCTCGACGGTGGACCCCTCCAGGCACGCCCCCGCGGGCGTGGCCGGGGCCGTGGGCGGGTTCATGCTCGCCGCCGCCCTGGTGTGCGCGGTGGTCGCCCTGGTCCTGGGGCCCGCCTGGCTCCTGGCGACGGCGGCCCTGGCCGTCGGGGGGATCACCGCCATACGCCTGGCCGCTGACTGGCTGGGGGTGTACTGA